One window from the genome of Magnolia sinica isolate HGM2019 chromosome 4, MsV1, whole genome shotgun sequence encodes:
- the LOC131243556 gene encoding ABC transporter G family member 6-like, translated as MSRVVSEHNFPASLSHLDRRSATELEDMARSNLTRRIEGPSPTLGELLKRVGDAQSEEPPADQVVDINCNGMNQRSLPFILSFSNLTYSVKNRRKMTLFGPKKRLDSATSDPLETASKFTKTKTLLDDISGEARDGEIMAVLGASGSGKSTLIDALADRISRASLKGTITLNGEPLGSRLLRVISAYVMQDDLLFPMLTVEETLMFSAEFRLPRTLSKTKKRARVQALIDQLGLRSAAKTIIGDEGHRGVSGGERRRVSIGNDIIHDPIILFLDEPTSGLDSTSAFMVVKVLQRIAQSGSIVIMSVHQPSYRILGLLDRLIFLSRGQTVYGGSPARLPLFFSEFGHPIPENENRTEFALDLIRELEGSPGGTKGLVEFNKSWQSMKLRRNSDSDALGLSLKDAISTSISRGKLVSGATSDSSSASDMPRFANPFWIEMVVLTKRSAMNAKRMPELFGIRLGAVLVTGFILATMFWHLDDSPKGVQERLGFFAFAMSTIFYTCAEALPVFLQERYIFMRETAYNAYRRSSYVLSNAIVSIPGLVFLSVAFAATTFWAVGLAGGLSGFFFFFITILASFWAGSSFVTFLSGVVTHVMLGYTVVVAVLAYFLLFSGFFITRDRIPPYWLWFHYISLVKYPFEGILQHEFEDTSKCFVTGAQIFDSTPLGTLSPMMKAALLKSMSGVLGVNITSTTCVTTGSDILKQQGVTDLSKWDCVWTTLAWGFFFRILFYFCLLLGSKNKRR; from the coding sequence ATGTCTCGTGTTGTTTCAGAGCACAATTTCCCGGCGAGCCTTTCACATCTGGACCGTAGATCAGCAACGGAACTCGAAGATATGGCCAGGAGCAATCTCACCCGTCGGATCGAAGGCCCATCGCCGACACTAGGCGAGCTACTGAAGCGAGTCGGCGACGCTCAGTCGGAAGAACCTCCGGCCGATCAAGTAGTCGACATTAATTGCAATGGCATGAACCAGAGATCCCTACCGTTCATCCTCTCCTTCTCCAATCTCACCTACAGCGTCAAAAATCGCCGGAAAATGACGCTATTCGGACCTAAGAAGCGGCTGGATTCAGCCACATCGGATCCCCTGGAGACCGCCAGCAAGTTCACAAAAACAAAAACGTTGCTGGATGATATATCCGGCGAGGCGAGGGACGGTGAAATCATGGCCGTTCTCGGAGCAAGTGGGTCAGGGAAATCGACGCTGATCGATGCTTTAGCCGATCGGATCTCGAGGGCGAGCCTGAAAGGGACAATTACGCTGAACGGCGAGCCGCTCGGGAGCCGGCTTTTGCGGGTAATCTCGGCGTATGTAATGCAAGATGACCTTCTCTTTCCGATGCTGACCGTCGAAGAGACGCTGATGTTCTCGGCCGAGTTCCGGCTCCCGCGGACGCTATCCAAAACCAAGAAGCGAGCCCGCGTTCAGGCCTTGATCGATCAGCTCGGTCTGCGATCCGCCGCCAAAACCATAATCGGCGATGAAGGCCATCGGGGAGTATCCGGCGGGGAGCGGAGGCGGGTCTCGATAGGCAATGACATAATTCACGACCCGATTATACTTTTCCTCGACGAGCCAACGTCCGGTCTGGATTCAACGAGCGCTTTCATGGTCGTGAAGGTCCTGCAGCGAATCGCGCAGAGCGGGAGCATTGTAATCATGTCCGTCCATCAGCCTAGTTACCGGATATTAGGACTTCTAGACCGTCTGATCTTCTTATCACGTGGACAGACAGTCTACGGCGGATCGCCGGCCCGTCTGCCGCTTTTCTTCTCGGAATTCGGACATCCGATTCCGGAAAACGAGAATCGGACGGAATTTGCATTAGATCTCATCAGGGAACTCGAAGGATCTCCCGGCGGAACTAAAGGCCTCGTCGAATTCAACAAATCATGGCAGAGTATGAAGTTGCGACGGAATTCAGACTCAGATGCGCTCGGTCTCTCACTGAAAGACGCGATCAGCACGAGTATTTCGAGAGGAAAGCTAGTCTCCGGCGCCACCAGTGATTCCAGCTCAGCCTCCGACATGCCGAGATTCGCCAATCCGTTCTGGATCGAGATGGTGGTGCTGACCAAACGCTCCGCCATGAATGCAAAACGGATGCCGGAGCTATTCGGCATCCGCCTCGGCGCCGTTCTCGTCACTGGCTTCATCCTCGCTACCATGTTCTGGCATCTGGACGATTCTCCAAAAGGAGTACAAGAACGGCTAGGATTCTTCGCCTTTGCGATGTCCACCATCTTCTACACCTGCGCTGAGGCGCTTCCCGTCTTCCTCCAAGAACGGTATATCTTCATGCGGGAGACAGCCTACAACGCCTACCGTCGATCGTCCTACGTCCTCTCTAACGCGATCGTGTCCATTCCAGGGCTGGTCTTCCTATCTGTAGCTTTCGCCGCCACTACCTTCTGGGCGGTGGGACTCGCAGGTGGGTTATCgggatttttcttcttcttcataactATCCTAGCATCGTTCTGGGCTGGGAGCTCATTCGTGACATTCCTCTCCGGCGTGGTGACGCACGTGATGTTGGGTTATACTGTCGTTGTTGCCGTCCTCGCTTACTTCCTTCTATTTAGTGGATTTTTCATAACCAGAGACCGGATTCCGCCGTATTGGCTTTGGTTTCATTACATATCGCTGGTGAAGTATCCTTTTGAGGGCATTCTGCAGCATGAATTTGAGGATACGTCGAAGTGCTTTGTGACGGGAGCGCAGATCTTTGATAGTACGCCGCTTGGGACCTTGTCGCCGATGATGAAGGCAGCATTGCTG